One genomic window of Aethina tumida isolate Nest 87 chromosome 3, icAetTumi1.1, whole genome shotgun sequence includes the following:
- the LOC109608558 gene encoding zinc finger protein 836 isoform X2 has translation MFYKNFPPAYRMEMSCLSNDIFSLYEFKDVCRICFEEHENLKSIFETNCAMQLEYCEFLKVDKNDILPKTICTKCEIRINRSYALKKRCLYSKEILEKLLNGETKLFPGDVPKFLKPKQNQGTPFELVPATNKTGYPCEISLNEFNAHTKVHLASTPPSKSTDDQDKKVTSYESKPDSSKRSNDDPKSIDQNSSKMTVKKKINYVDIPLAPVILNTFNPANAVPSIETSNLLSVNTNVNGSEESRVGEIRKNKSSNLLRDSTLNMNHSQMETSYNTESVELENKHNMNDTDETPAINYCEAVFTENLHVLDPITINNNTNSLNYSDADHTSCENNLSPNKNGSILHHLKEIIRHQNELVSNKVFPTNILSQPTSNTMERTALLNQMDSSMNTSNLIPPNDSVTDFKSNASDDSNKTMDEPIPMVLTNLTIVDTTTGNTSVNGPIPKLISCTQCGEEFEDEHDLTLHKNIHSQGALSCPKCPKVFMSRLLMQRHMQTHMTTKKHFCKQSGKGFSHEHNLSLHMKKHEKIVHNLKYVCDICGQRYAEESFLTIHKKKHDREKSLRCAVCSKTFSDLNSLKLHELTHTTDKQHKCPQCSKTFVQTINLQKHLKVHKYKRLFNDNNVHMEDENEVHECEFCSKTFKSKYTLNNHKRTCEDNPFMCVICKKTFALKRHLLIHINGTHVKKGILQCGVCGKEFPTTPVLQQHIKTHYAARGAASQKKINDENKDIKSSTLVSNNSTNVIHHCPKCDKIFESSCYLQHECLSDQ, from the exons atgttttataagaattttccACCAGCATATAGAATGGAAATGTCCTGTCTAtctaatgatatattttcacTTTACGAATTTAAAGATGTTTGTAGAATATGTTTCGAAGaacatgaaaatttgaaatctatttttgaaacaaattgtGCAATGCAACTGGAGTACTGTGAGTTCCTCAag gtggataaaaatgatattttgccAAAAACTATTTGCACCAAATGTGAAATAAGAATCAACCGGAGTTATGCTCTGAAAAAGAGGTGTCTCTATTCTaaggaaattttagaaaaacttttaaatggtgaaactaaattatttcctGGAGATGTCCCCAAATTTTTGAAACCCAAACAAAACCAAGGAACACCTTTTGAGCTAGTACCTGCAACCAATAAAACTGGCTATCCTTGTGAgatat CTCTGAATGAATTCAATGCACATACAAAAGTTCACTTAGCGTCAACACCTCCTTCAAAATCTACTGATGATCAAGACAAGAAAGTAACCAGTTATGAAAG CAAACCAGATTCTTCAAAGAGGTCAAATGATGATCCAAAATCCATAGATCAGAATTCTTCTAAAAtgacagttaaaaaaaaaattaattatgttgacATACCCCTAGCCCCCGTGATTTTGAATACTTTCAACCCTGCAAACGCAGTACCAAGTAttgaaacttcaaatttattatcagtGAATACAAATGTGAATGGTTCAGAAGAATCCAGAGTAGGTGAAATAAGGAAAAATAAGTCCTCCAATTTATTAAGAGATTCAACACTTAATATGAATCATTCACAAATGGAAACCTCATATAATACTGAGTCAGTTGAATTggaaaataaacacaatatgAATGACACAGATGAAACGCCAGctataaattattgtgaagCTGTTTTTACGGAAAATTTGCATGTCCTGGATCcaattactataaataacaACACAAATAGTTTAAACTATTCAGATGCAGATCATACATCatgtgaaaataatttgtcacCCAATAAAAATGGATCAATCTTACATCATTTAAAAGAAATCATTAGACATCAAAATGAACTTGTTTCTAATAAAGTTTTTCCAACCAATATACTCAGTCAACCCACCAGTAATACTATGGAAAGAACTGCTCTGCTTAACCAAATGGATTCGTCAATGAATACTTCTAATTTAATCCCACCAAATGATTCAGTTACAGACTTCAAATCAAATGCTTCTGATGACTCAAACAAAACGATGGATGAACCAATACCCATGGTTTTAACTAATCTCACCATTGTTGATACCACCACAGGAAATACCAGTGTTAATGGGCCAATACCGAAATTGATTTCTTGCACTCAATGCGGTGAAGAATTCGAGGACGAGCATGACCTTACATTACACAAAAACATACACTCTCAAGGCGCATTAAGTTGCCCTAAGTGTCCAAAAGTTTTCATGT cTCGTTTATTAATGCAAAGACACATGCAAACTCACATGACAACGaagaaacatttttgtaaacaatCTGGCAAAGGTTTCTCACATGAACACAATTTATCTTTGCACATGAAGAAACATGAGAAAATtgttcacaatttaaaatatgtttgtgaTATTTGTGGCCAAAG GTATGCTGAAGAATCTTTTCTGACCATCCACAAGAAAAAGCATGACCGAGAAAAATCCTTGAGATGTGCGGTGTGCAGTAAAACTTTTTCCGACCTAAATTCCCTTAAATTGCATGAGTTGACTCACACTACAGacaaacaacataaatgtCCTCAATGCAG CAAAACGTTTGTACAGACCATTAATCTGCAAAAACATTTGAaagttcataaatataaacgtttatttaatgataataatgttcATATGGAAGACGAAAATGAGGTTCACGAATGTGAATTTTGCAGTAAAac ttttaaaagtaaatacacATTAAACAACCACAAAAGGACATGTGAAGATAATCCATTTATGTGTGTTATTTGCAA GAAAACCTTTGCCTTAAAGCGACATTTACTGATCCACATAAATGGCACCCATGTGAAGAAGGGAATTTTGCAATGTGGTGTGTGTGGAAAAGAGTTTCCAACTACACCAGTTTTGCAGCAACATATCAAAACACATTATGCAGCAAGAGGCGCTGCTTctcaaaaaaa GATTAACGatgaaaataaagatatcaAATCGTCAACGCTGGTATCTAACAATTCAACAAATGTCATACATCACTGTCCTAAATGTGACAAGATATTTGAAAGCTCTTGTTACTTACAACACGAGTGCCTTTCCGACcagtaa
- the LOC109608603 gene encoding E3 ubiquitin-protein ligase RNF19A-like, producing the protein MKNSPDADAEPHTCVATAPTAGGGNGGQRKKRFPSRWSLRHLIYSSPILNRRRSQNASGPSKSHKTNKDVPDGKVSSTSKVHQVEIHQASSRTSTCSEKRKVTSTRRIECPVCLLELPPERFCELAACGHRACDSCFKEYLRVEITESRVCINCPECFEPMHPNEIQKILNNPRLFEKYEDFMVRRVLLVDPDTRWCPAPDCGFAVIASECASCPKLKCERPGCDSYFCYHCKAEWHPNQTCDAARAQRSPNIRSSSITYSQDSQHRDDIKPCPRCQVLIVKMDDGSCNHMMCAVCGAEFCWLCMKEINDLHFLSPSGCTFWGKKPWSRKKKILWQLGTLVGAPVGIALVAGITVPAMIIGIPVWVGRKLYTRYKSANKHKRNAAIVGGVIASVLISPILAGLAVGIGVPILLFYVYGVVPVSLCRSGGCGGSSSADDSSSVMASSRAPDSSSIDAVSGSKVANPSIGEASLSMASGSQVLRETDRETDRESASMAALSGSVGQGTQKLSVHLDRISNLRLSISSLSESANASIADDAGASVRALAGSIVNYKAAGSDSCSCVTTEDCASERVRFDDNVSFIQAEKTSIGSSCSFRARCNTKPSLSKTDRVYDTLSNDSIYIDIDEKPRKYSSQAALLRSQFFHSINDNKPTTKSLDEKTIIEVSNETLDKQSLPQIKDECVPVPIRQSKTATSLSYESSKL; encoded by the exons atgaaaaattcacCGGACGCGGACGCCGAACCGCACACGTGCGTGGCGACGGCGCCGACGGCCGGAGGCGGCAACGGAGGCCAGCGCAAGAAACGGTTCCCGAGCCGGTGGTCGCTCCGCCACCTGATCTACTCCAGTCCGATTCTGAACAGACGCCGTTCCCAGAACGCCTCCGGACCGTCCAAGTCACATAAAACTA ATAAAGATGTTCCAGACGGCAAAGTTAGTAGTACATCGAAAGTACACCAGGTAGAAATCCACCAAGCATCTAGTCGAACTTCCACATGTTCCGAAAAAAGAAAG gtCACGTCCACAAGAAGAATAGAATGTCCGGTTTGTTTGTTGGAACTTCCGCCCGAGAGGTTCTGCGAGTTGGCCGCTTGCGGCCACAGAGCCTGCGACTCCTGCTTCAAGGAATACCTACGCGTCGAAATCACCGAATCGAGAGTCTGCATTAATTGTCCCGAATGTTTCGAACCGATGCACCCCAACG AAATCCAAAAGATTCTAAACAACCCGCGCCTCTTCGAGAAATACGAGGACTTCATGGTGAGACGCGTGCTACTGGTCGATCCGGACACCCGCTGGTGTCCAGCGCCGGACTGCGGCTTCGCCGTCATCGCCAGCGAATGTGCCAGCTGTCCGAAGCTGAAATGCGAACGACCCGGCTGCGATTCGTACTTCTGTTACCACTGCAAGGCCGAATGGCACCCGAACCAGACGTGTGACGCCGCCAGGGCACAACGCTCGCCCAACATCCGATCGTCGTCGATCACCTACAGTCAGGATTCCCAGCACA GAGACGACATAAAGCCATGTCCGAGGTGTCAGGTGCTCATCGTGAAAATGGACGACGGTTCTTGCAATCACATGATGTGCGCCGTTTGCGGCGCAGAATTTTGTTGGCTGTGTATGAAGGAAATTAATGATCTTCATTTTCTTAG TCCGTCTGGCTGCACCTTCTGGGGCAAGAAACCGTGGTCCAGGAAGAAGAAAATCCTGTGGCAGCTTGGCACATTGGTTGGAGCACCGGTCGGTATCGCCCTGGTGGCCGGGATCACTGTTCCAGCCATGATAATCG GCATTCCAGTTTGGGTTGGTAGGAAGCTTTACACAAGGTACAAGTCCGCTAACAAGCATAAGCGCAACGCTGCAATCGTTGGTGGTGTCATCGCTTCG GTTTTAATATCTCCAATATTGGCTGGCCTAGCAGTCGGCATCGGCGTCCCAATCCTCCTATTCTACGTTTACGGCGTCGTGCCGGTCTCCTTGTGCCGGTCGGGCGGCTGCGGCGGTTCCAGCTCCGCCGACGACTCGTCGTCGGTAATGGCATCGTCGCGCGCCCCCGACTCGTCGTCCATCGACGCGGTGAGCGGCAGCAAGGTGGCCAATCCGTCGATCGGCGAAGCTAGCCTCTCGATGGCCAGCGGCAGTCAGGTGTTACGCGAGACCGATCGCGAAACGGACCGCGAGTCGGCCAGCATGGCCGCATTGTCGGGCAGCGTCGGTCAAGGCACCCAAAAACTCTCCGTTCATCTGGACAGAATCTCTAACTTGAGGCTGAGCATCAGCAGTCTGTCTGAGTCGGCGAACGCGAGCATCGCGGACGACGCTGGTGCGTCTGTCCGCGCCCTCGCTGGCTCCATCGTTAACTATAAG GCCGCTGGTAGCGATTCGTGCAGCTGCGTGACGACGGAGGACTGCGCGTCGGAACGCGTCAGATTCGACGACAACGTGAGCTTCATCCAGGCCGAGAAGACGAGCATCGGGAGCAGTTGCAGCTTTCGGGCTAGGTGTAATACGAAGCCGTCGCTGAGCAAGACCGATCGCGTTTACGACACGCTGAGCAACGACAGTATTTACATTGATATAGACGAAAAGCCCAGGAAATACTCGTCGCAAGCAGCTTTACTCCGTAGCCAGTTTTTCCATTCGATCAATGATAACAAACCGACGACCAAGAGCCTGGATGAGAAGACTATTATTGAAGTTTCAAACGAAACTTTAGATAAGCAGTCGTTACCGCAGATCAAGGATGAATGTGTGCCGGTTCCGATAAGACAGTCGAAGACAGCTACATCTCTGAGTTATGAGAGTTCGAAACTGTAG
- the LOC109608558 gene encoding zinc finger protein 836 isoform X1 produces MFYKNFPPAYRMEMSCLSNDIFSLYEFKDVCRICFEEHENLKSIFETNCAMQLEYCEFLKVDKNDILPKTICTKCEIRINRSYALKKRCLYSKEILEKLLNGETKLFPGDVPKFLKPKQNQGTPFELVPATNKTGYPCEICKYVCYSLNEFNAHTKVHLASTPPSKSTDDQDKKVTSYESKPDSSKRSNDDPKSIDQNSSKMTVKKKINYVDIPLAPVILNTFNPANAVPSIETSNLLSVNTNVNGSEESRVGEIRKNKSSNLLRDSTLNMNHSQMETSYNTESVELENKHNMNDTDETPAINYCEAVFTENLHVLDPITINNNTNSLNYSDADHTSCENNLSPNKNGSILHHLKEIIRHQNELVSNKVFPTNILSQPTSNTMERTALLNQMDSSMNTSNLIPPNDSVTDFKSNASDDSNKTMDEPIPMVLTNLTIVDTTTGNTSVNGPIPKLISCTQCGEEFEDEHDLTLHKNIHSQGALSCPKCPKVFMSRLLMQRHMQTHMTTKKHFCKQSGKGFSHEHNLSLHMKKHEKIVHNLKYVCDICGQRYAEESFLTIHKKKHDREKSLRCAVCSKTFSDLNSLKLHELTHTTDKQHKCPQCSKTFVQTINLQKHLKVHKYKRLFNDNNVHMEDENEVHECEFCSKTFKSKYTLNNHKRTCEDNPFMCVICKKTFALKRHLLIHINGTHVKKGILQCGVCGKEFPTTPVLQQHIKTHYAARGAASQKKINDENKDIKSSTLVSNNSTNVIHHCPKCDKIFESSCYLQHECLSDQ; encoded by the exons atgttttataagaattttccACCAGCATATAGAATGGAAATGTCCTGTCTAtctaatgatatattttcacTTTACGAATTTAAAGATGTTTGTAGAATATGTTTCGAAGaacatgaaaatttgaaatctatttttgaaacaaattgtGCAATGCAACTGGAGTACTGTGAGTTCCTCAag gtggataaaaatgatattttgccAAAAACTATTTGCACCAAATGTGAAATAAGAATCAACCGGAGTTATGCTCTGAAAAAGAGGTGTCTCTATTCTaaggaaattttagaaaaacttttaaatggtgaaactaaattatttcctGGAGATGTCCCCAAATTTTTGAAACCCAAACAAAACCAAGGAACACCTTTTGAGCTAGTACCTGCAACCAATAAAACTGGCTATCCTTGTGAgatatgtaaatatgtatgCTACT CTCTGAATGAATTCAATGCACATACAAAAGTTCACTTAGCGTCAACACCTCCTTCAAAATCTACTGATGATCAAGACAAGAAAGTAACCAGTTATGAAAG CAAACCAGATTCTTCAAAGAGGTCAAATGATGATCCAAAATCCATAGATCAGAATTCTTCTAAAAtgacagttaaaaaaaaaattaattatgttgacATACCCCTAGCCCCCGTGATTTTGAATACTTTCAACCCTGCAAACGCAGTACCAAGTAttgaaacttcaaatttattatcagtGAATACAAATGTGAATGGTTCAGAAGAATCCAGAGTAGGTGAAATAAGGAAAAATAAGTCCTCCAATTTATTAAGAGATTCAACACTTAATATGAATCATTCACAAATGGAAACCTCATATAATACTGAGTCAGTTGAATTggaaaataaacacaatatgAATGACACAGATGAAACGCCAGctataaattattgtgaagCTGTTTTTACGGAAAATTTGCATGTCCTGGATCcaattactataaataacaACACAAATAGTTTAAACTATTCAGATGCAGATCATACATCatgtgaaaataatttgtcacCCAATAAAAATGGATCAATCTTACATCATTTAAAAGAAATCATTAGACATCAAAATGAACTTGTTTCTAATAAAGTTTTTCCAACCAATATACTCAGTCAACCCACCAGTAATACTATGGAAAGAACTGCTCTGCTTAACCAAATGGATTCGTCAATGAATACTTCTAATTTAATCCCACCAAATGATTCAGTTACAGACTTCAAATCAAATGCTTCTGATGACTCAAACAAAACGATGGATGAACCAATACCCATGGTTTTAACTAATCTCACCATTGTTGATACCACCACAGGAAATACCAGTGTTAATGGGCCAATACCGAAATTGATTTCTTGCACTCAATGCGGTGAAGAATTCGAGGACGAGCATGACCTTACATTACACAAAAACATACACTCTCAAGGCGCATTAAGTTGCCCTAAGTGTCCAAAAGTTTTCATGT cTCGTTTATTAATGCAAAGACACATGCAAACTCACATGACAACGaagaaacatttttgtaaacaatCTGGCAAAGGTTTCTCACATGAACACAATTTATCTTTGCACATGAAGAAACATGAGAAAATtgttcacaatttaaaatatgtttgtgaTATTTGTGGCCAAAG GTATGCTGAAGAATCTTTTCTGACCATCCACAAGAAAAAGCATGACCGAGAAAAATCCTTGAGATGTGCGGTGTGCAGTAAAACTTTTTCCGACCTAAATTCCCTTAAATTGCATGAGTTGACTCACACTACAGacaaacaacataaatgtCCTCAATGCAG CAAAACGTTTGTACAGACCATTAATCTGCAAAAACATTTGAaagttcataaatataaacgtttatttaatgataataatgttcATATGGAAGACGAAAATGAGGTTCACGAATGTGAATTTTGCAGTAAAac ttttaaaagtaaatacacATTAAACAACCACAAAAGGACATGTGAAGATAATCCATTTATGTGTGTTATTTGCAA GAAAACCTTTGCCTTAAAGCGACATTTACTGATCCACATAAATGGCACCCATGTGAAGAAGGGAATTTTGCAATGTGGTGTGTGTGGAAAAGAGTTTCCAACTACACCAGTTTTGCAGCAACATATCAAAACACATTATGCAGCAAGAGGCGCTGCTTctcaaaaaaa GATTAACGatgaaaataaagatatcaAATCGTCAACGCTGGTATCTAACAATTCAACAAATGTCATACATCACTGTCCTAAATGTGACAAGATATTTGAAAGCTCTTGTTACTTACAACACGAGTGCCTTTCCGACcagtaa
- the LOC109608565 gene encoding glutathione S-transferase → MAPAYRITYFDIPALGEPARWLFTYGGIDFEDRRLTFEEWPALKGQTPFGQVPILEHNGKTVSQSVAIARYAGKLVGLAGKDDWEDLEIDSVVDTMNELELKVRPYAVETNEEKKQKLKEDLLKETIPFYCSRLDERIKNNGGYFVGGHLTWADVYATSLSFLFRELLEGYANLKKLREAIIENKNIKEYLVKHPIP, encoded by the exons ATGGCACCTGCATACAGGATTACCTACTTTGATATCCCAGCGTTAGGTGAGCCAGCTCGTTGGCTCTTCACCTACGGCGGAATAGATTTTGAAGATCGTCGCCTCACATTTGAAGAATGGCCAGCATTGAAAGGCC AGACTCCATTTGGACAAGTGCCTATATTAGAGCATAATGGAAAAACAGTATCACAAAGTGTGGCTATTGCCAGGTATGCTGGAAAATTAGTTGGTCTGGCCGGAAAGGACGATTGGGAGGACTTGGAAATTGACTCTGTTGTAGACACCATGAATGAACTTGAACTAA aaGTACGTCCTTATGCTGTCGAGACGAACGAAGAGAAGAAACAAAAGTTGAAAGAAGATTTGTTAAAGGAAACCATACCTTTTTATTGTTCGCGTTTAGatgaaagaataaaaaataatggaggTTACTTTGTTGGAGGTCAT CTCACCTGGGCCGACGTTTACGCTACCAGTCTTTCGTTTCTCTTTAGAGAACTCCTTGAAGGCTATGCTAACTTGAAGAAACTTCGGGAggcaattattgaaaataaaaacattaaagaatatttggtCAAACATCCAATTCCATAA
- the LOC109608604 gene encoding uncharacterized protein LOC109608604 — translation MSESEEETSSGADWPVTEEWLQAVLKEHHTELADPSAITVLDFTVKPGCDAGESVLSDILAVAVKYCLKDDPDVHHNLSFIVKLLPQDPFSRFFVTEAQFDLREIKFYTQVVPDLESFKSNILADSNEIQLPIPKCYYAHYSAGTSEPEPTPPESVLVLENIKPIGFVGADFSRGLTLKQTKAAVEAIAQLHALSLSLKVKEGKSLSERYPFLFQTTRASNSYQQLVERGLPQLSQFLERRPGLENVLTSLNDLRPHTKDVIESLLSPEEPMALITHTDFWCNNLMFKEDESSCVCSIMDWQMVTYSRPTNDIALLLISSVPAELRRIHTDTLLDGYWERLTSTCRLLGLDIEQELGYDRKKLSEDYKRSQLLALLLCIGSVDLALGNEQMEGRLLELLQDLNKEGLLNADVAIKVQQ, via the exons ATGTCCGAAAGCGAAGAGGAGACGAGCAGCGGCGCCGACTGGCCCGTTACCGAGGAGTGGCTGCAGGCGGTGCTCAAGGAGCATCACACCGAGCTGGCAGATCCGTCGGCGATCACGGTGCTGGATTTCACGGTGAAACCCGGCTGCGACGCCGGCGAGAGCGTCCTCAGCGACATACTGGCGGTGGCCGTCAAGTACTGCCTCAAGGACGATCCGGACGTCCACCATAACCTCAGCTTTATCGTCAAGCTGCTGCCCCAGGACCCTTTCAGCCGTTTCTTCGTCACCGAGGCCCAATTCGATCTCAGGGAGATTAAGTTCTACACTCAG GTGGTTCCCGACCTGGAATCTTTCAAAAGCAATATCCTGGCCGACAGCAATGAAATCCAACTGCCAATCCCGAAATGCTATTACGCCCACTACTCGGCCGGTACTTCTGAACCGGAACCCACACCCCCGGAATCCGTCCTCGTACTGGAGAACATCAAACCGATCGGCTTCGTCGGTGCCGACTTTTCCAGAGGACTCACCCTCAAGCAAACGAAGGCCGCCGTAGAAGCCATAGCCCAGTTACACGCCCTCTCGCTCTCGCTCAAAGTCAAGGAGGGAAAATCTCTATCCGAACGTTATCCGTTCCTGTTCCAAACCACCAGGGCATCCAACTCCTATCAACAGCTGGTGGAACGCGGTCTGCCACAGTTGTCGCAATTTTTAGAGCGACGTCCCGGTTTAGAGAACGTGCTGACGTCCCTGAACGATCTCAGACCGCACACCAAGGACGTGATCGAGTCCTTGCTCTCGCCGGAAGAACCGATGGCCCTCATCACTCACACGGACTTCTGGTGCAACAATTTAATGTTCAAGGAGGACGAAAGTTCGTGTGTGTGCTCGATAATGGACTGGCAAATGGTCACCTACAGTCGACCCACCAACGACATAGCACTGCTGCTGATCAGTTCAGTACCGGCCGAACTGCGCAGGATACATACGGACACCTTATTGGACGGTTATTGGGAACGTTTGACGAGCACTTGCAGACTACTAGGCTTAGACATTGAACAGGAATTAGGGTACGACCGTAAGAAACTGTCAGAGGATTACAAGAGGTCCCAATTGTTGGCCTTACTGTTGTGCATTGGGTCGGTGGATTTGGCATTGGGTAACGAGCAAATGGAGGGACGACTGCTCGAACTACTGCAGGACCTCAATAAAGAAGGTTTGCTCAACGCGGACGTGGCCATCAAAGTTCAACAATGA